TCTGGGTCTAAGAATCGTGGTTCGCACACAGTTTATCCTTGCTTGTCTGCcgtttaaaaaatgcttttactTAAATGTTTTCTATTCATTATCTATTGGAGGAGACAATTACTAATTACAGAGAAGCATGTTTATGTTTACAACATGTACAGGAAAGTCagagatacacatacacacacacaaaaagaaaagaaagaaaagtcagagaGGCCTAgaggtagttcacctggtagggaGCCTGCGCTGCCATGCACTGCCCAGGGTGGATCCCCACCACCATGGCCGGTGGCACCACATGGGGGAAGCTCCAGTATTGTGTCTACCACTGTGTGGAAAAAAGCTGCCCAGAAGAAGTGCAGTTACAAACGTGAGGCCTCAGCTCTGCCAAATGAATAGAATTTAAAGGCCTGTTGGAATTGTATTTACATAATAgcttaaaaattttgttttaaaaaaaaattatgttgaggTGGCTACTAATGTTTTTGATACTAGTCATTAGACTATTATCTTTTTTAGTTTATATTTTGTAATATATAGTAGCTGGTTATTGACAGCCTACCTACTTCATGCCAGCTGTTTTTAAGCACATGATTGTTAGTGTATAGACACATCCTAAAGGTAGGGGTTCAGAAAGCAGAAAACTAATTGATAGATGGAATACATTGCTAAGGAGTCTCATAGCAGAACTAAGATTCTGAGATTTGGTCCATAGGCAaacctatatctatatataggtatgatttttattttatttttccatcagggttagtGCTGGAGCTTGGGGCTTATATGACTCCACCATTACAGGAGgcatttctttttcccttccctcccctcccctcccctcccctcccctcccctccccttcccttcccttcctttcctttcccttcttttccctccactccactcccctcccctcccctcccctcccctccccttcccttcctcctttaaaaaagatgagaggtggagagggagagacacacacagaggagagCCACCTCCACTACTTCTGGGAGCAatggagttgtacaggcactgaaccccagcaataaccctagtagagaattaaaaaaaattaatttagtaaTCCTGGGGACTAGGAAATAGCTTAATAGCTTACCCAACAGAGTATTTACCTTActggtgaggccctgggtttgagctctaatGCCACATGTGAGCATCATGGACAACACCTGGATGCCATTCTATAGATGGTAGAACAGAACcatggtttctcttcctctcccctctcttttttttttttttttgcctccagtgttatggctgcggctcggtaccagcactatgactccagtgctcctgacagccattttttccattttattggataggacagagagaagttgagagaggagggggagatgaagaggggggCGAGacagataacctgcagacctgcttcaccgcttatgaagctttctccctccctgcaggtggggagcaggggttggaacccagatccttccactggtccttgcacttcctactgtgtgcacttaaccaggtgcagcctccctctctttctaaagAATAGAAAACTCTGCCCATGGAGGCTGAatgggttcattccctagcacaGCAAAGCAATAACAAATGCATAAACCCAGAATTTCATGAGTTTAGTAAATTGGAGGAACTAAAGAGCTATGAAAAGCCTTGTCAAAAACAGTGGTGGGGTCTGGTGGTgactcagtgggtaaagtgcacacttcctcatgcttgagactgggGTGAATCCCACCATCATAGATTGAGCCACAGACAGTAGAAACTCCACGGGTGGTGCAGgcatgctttggtgtctctccctctctgctcctctcctccCTACCATCTTTCAAAAACATTGGCCTTGAAAGGTGGCTCAATAATATTGTTCATGCTGATCACCAATTATATTCAGCTCCTTTGTGATTTATATCCTCTTCTGTTCTCTGATTTATGAAATTTTACTACTGtggaaagaatttcaaagatatcAGGACACTTAACCCTCAAACTGTCTTTTGGATAAAGCTGAAGTTTTCTAtctcccagtgtttttttttgttttgttttgtttttaacttgtcTCATCTGTTTTAAATAAGTGATGGTTTTTTTTCCTGGGTAAGTCTTGGTTTCCTCTTTAAAACACTTTCTTTATGGATTAGGGGTTGGTATATATCAGTATATGATTatttgtattgtgtgtgtgttttcaggaaAGTTTTGGGATTTTCATGTCTAGTGAAGGCCTTTTTTATCTAATCATTTGCTTTTCTAATTTGGTTAAAGATCTTAGGAAACAAGCTCGGCAGCTGGAAAATGAACTTGACCTAAAACTAGTTTCCTTCAGTAAACTGTGTACAAGTCATAGTCACAGCAGCACTCGAGATGGAAGACGCGACAGGTATAGGTGCTACCAGATTCTGTCTCTTCTGCCTTAAAACACATCgtttttaaagtattaaaaactGACACATATATACTGTAACTTGGTCAGTAGTGAATTATtggtatttttcttctttgttaatgattgttttgtttatttagtgaCATAGGATTTTATCTTCTTGAGACAAGAAGAAAGTGTCTGAATGCAAAGGTTGTGACAAAAGAATTTGGAAGAAAATGCTAAGGCTTAAGAATAAGTTTGTGTCAAATAAGTATTCTAGTTCAGCCATTGTAATTGTGGTTGTGTTTCTTGTATCTTTTAGTTGCTGAGTATTCAAGGAACTATCCAAGTGCAAAATATACACACTAGTCTGATGGTTTAGAGTGAACCTAATGCACTGTGTATCTTTACTATTAATCATCTAAGCTATTTTAAAATTtgactcttcaaaaaaaaataggcatatGCTACTATAGGCCAtccatttgtttaaaaaaataggaaatgttTTTAATACTTATAACAGTTTAAAGAATAGTACATAGACacccctatctctgtctcccacatTAAGAAATACTCACTACCAAGTGCACTGTACTGAGTAAACTACCTTCCCATCCCTGATTGTTCTATTAAAATGTTAAATTCACTATTATCCTGGAGCTATTTGTAGTCATGCTTGTTTTGCTCATGTTTTATCCAAGGGTATATCAAATCAAAATAGCTCTGGATTTaagtaatgacatttttttttttccagtgtattCAAAAATACTTACTGGGAGAGAGCTCACAGAGCGGTCTAGCCACAAGCCACCATATGAGAATACCACACAGAGAAGTTCAAGAGTTGTgaatcagtgctgtggtgtgcctTCTCCCActcaccctcctctctgtctccctctctaaatatatttctatctctatctcttatctctaaaaataaaaagaaagtatcgTAAAGAGGTAATCCTGTAAGCATAAAGTCCAAGTGAAAACCTGCCAGAAAAAAAGtacttaacaaaaataaaacatttttgttttaaaatgttcCTTGCTGTATTATTAACCATAATAATTAgtcagaatatatatttttaaatgtatcttcTTGAAAGTAAAACAGAAAGAATGCTTATCAGTTTTAGTGAAACCCCTTATAGTACCCGTCTTCTTACTCCCCTTAGTCTTCCTATTTCACTATGTGTATTTATGGCACTAAGCAGTAGCTTCCTATTATAGTTATTCTACACTTTGCTTTTTTGTTGAATATCATCTTTAAGATGAAGTTATGAAGGGCTAgggagtggtgcatctggttaaatgctcacattacagtgtgcagagacccaggttcaagcccctggtacccacctgcagggggaaagctacagttgtctctctccctcactatctcccctctcctctcaatttctttctgtctctatcatatatatatatattttaagtgggtgtccagcagtggtgcacttagttaagtgcacagagtattcATAAGGACCTCCACAAgagtcccggtttgagtcccccacctcctcacctgtaggagcatcacttcacaagtggagaagcagggctgtaggtgtctatctttctctcctctgtctccccttcccctctcaatttttctgccctatccagtaaaaagaaaaaataatggcctccaggagcagtagatttgtagtgccagcactgagccccccaataaccctggaggcaaaaaagtttATGAATACATTTATTTGTGGTATATTCATTGACTACCTATAGTATTACATTATAGGATAGTATcacagttttttgtttctttgttttttccttctagagcactgctcagctctggctgttggcggtgctggtgattgaacctgggaccaccagGCATTGAAGTCTATTATGTGACAAGCTTTGTTGTCTTCTGGGCATTCACAGCTTATTCTGTTGGTGAACATAGTTTCTACTTTTTGCTAATTAATGATTGAATAAAGTGTTTAAGAATTCTATAAAGACTACTGAtaatccccacgtgcagggggaaagcttcagaagtgggaagcagggctgcaggtgtctctctgtctctctccctctctgccaccccttccttctcaatttctggctgtgtctatccaataaataaatacagatttaaaaaataaaggaaaaaggactACTGGTAACATTTTTATGAGTAAAAATGTTCCTACAGACCTAGCAAAGCAATTACTGATAGCAGAATTGTTATCCTCACTTTATTGTAAACAGTGATTTTTGAGGATTGGTGCTAGGTGGGATATTTTTCAACCAATATTAAAAACAGCAAAAACTGAAGTCAGCcattggtgcaccttgttgatCTCACAAGTTAACATGCACAAGGGTTCaaattccctacctgcagagtagaagctttgcaagtagtaaaccagtgctgcaggtatctctttctctttccctctctgtcccttctcaatttatctctgtcttagcaaataaagtagaaagaaaaaaaaagggaaaaaatgactattgagagtggtagattcattatgcaggTAATGAGCCCAAATGCAAAAACTGAGATTTGGTTATGAACCCAAGTCTTCCTCTTCCCAGAGTCCTCAGCATTGTAGtcaatagttttttttgttgtatcagagcactgtccagctctggtgtatggcggttcagaggattgaacctggtactttgcatgagagtctctttgcataaccactacgctacctacccctgccaagaatttttttttttaataagcacaTTATTAACGAATACATTATTATTAAATCTAGTACAACTATCATCATGTTATCTTGGCAGATTCCCTTCTCGTGGAGCATGTGTTCATCGGCCATTGATCTTTTTCATATATCTGGCAGGAGAAATATGGGCACATTCTAAGAGAGAACCACAGGCAAACGAATGGAAATAtgtcaaaaagaaatgaaaacttcAGCCTAGTTAAGCATCTTAAAAATCCACCAGGgtcgggagatagctcacttggtaagagtgtgcaccttaccatgcacaagaccccaTGTTTGTACCTCAGCACCATGTGGAGGCACCATGATACCAGGGGAAGCCCCACAGATGGCAGAacgtgctgtgatgtctctctctaaaATTACAAAAGGAAGAAGTCAGCCTGGGAGCAATGGAACCTCGCATGTGCAAGACCCTAGCaccacaacttttaaaaaataaataaaaatatattttcttagcTCCCTTTTGCCTCTTTCATTGTTTATTACTAGTGTTTTggaaatgtatgtggaaaatggAAGTGGtatcaaagtatttttttaatgtggtgctgaggaatgaacTGAGGGCTTCATGCATGTGATATCACTGCTGAATGGCCTCCCTGGGATAAGTTTTTAATGCCTTAttttagagagaagagaggcagagagaaggaaaagagacctTATTGCTCCATCCCTGGAGCTCAGCCTGGAATTGTTAACTCAGGCAATGCCAGAGCTTAAATCCAAGGCCTCTGCTAGATGAACTGTCCCTTGACCCTGCTAAGgtactttttttaaatgttaagctGACAGTTTCGTCCATTTTCATATCTTGCACTCAAGTGCTATCACAGGACAGAACAAAGTCTTCAATAAGACTAGAAAACATAGTCACTGCCTGAAATTTATCTGTGATTAGTATAGCCAAGAGCTGCTCCTATAATAATACTaggttgtcaaaaaaaaaaaaaaaagtcataatgtatttttctacCCAGAGCATATCACTTGGGCCTAAGGAGCCAAAATTgcttagggatttttttttttttttttgcctccagggttatcactgggtctcggtgcctgtactacaaatccactgttccattttttcccctttttgttaaccttgttgcccttgttattgctgctgttgttgttgggtaggacagagagaaattgagaaggggagggagaaagatagacacctgcagatctgcttcaccacttgtgaagcgatcccccctgcaggtggggagccaggagcttgaaccgggatccttacacccgtcggtgctatgtgcacttaacccgctgtgccactgcccagcccccaggggaaaattttaaaaagctattccTATTAGATCCCATAACTTTATCTGTTATGCATTTCATTGTCTCTTCTTTCATAATACAACATAGTTCTCCAGTTTTATTTTACATAATTTATtcctttagttattattttttttaaagtatttatttattaatgagagggataggagagagagaaaggaccagacatcactctggcatatgcgctgctggggatggaactcaggacctcatgcttgagagtccaaccctttatccactgcagcacCTCCCAGACCAGTCTTTAGTTATTATTTAATTGTATATTGTGATTGGTTAAATAACTTTTATTTGGAAAACAGTAAATAAAcactttgaatttcttttttaaaagattttattatttatttatgagaaagatgggagtagagagagaaaatgaaccagacatcactccggtacatgtgctgctgaggattgaactcaggacttcatgcttgagagtccaatgctttatctactgcgtcacctcctggactacagcACTTTGAATTCCTTTACATCATAAAGACTGGGTATATTAGAGTTTGGGAAAATTGTACCTCCTATTGTATTTTGTACTGAATTTAGTACTTGGCTctatagccataccaccctgaacatgcctgatcttgtcTGAATTTAGTACTTAGTCTATGTGTGGTGTTTATAAACAAACTTGTGAAAAATAATAACTTCTTAAGAAACAGAATGTCTGAGTTACATTGGTCTCTTTAAGAATAATCTTATTCTAgtacattttattttctaaaaaagaCTAAATTTAAGAATGGATTATCTTTTCTTGAATTCTCTTTAGCTCTGACACAACACCCCTTTTAAATGGATCAAGCCAAGACAGGATGTTTGAAACAATGGCAATTGAGATTGAACAGCTTTTGGCAAGGGTAGGTACTTTTTGTTAAATGACTATTTTGTTAATAACTGTGTGCTTGTTAAACATATTGCTAGATTATTTTAATGCAGACATGTTTATTTAAACCACCATTTTACTTAAGTTGCATGCCTCTGTACTTGAAAGTTTTTCTTTGCTTATCTGTCCAGGaattgttaaaacaaaacaaacagctattttttaaaataaacattggtttacaatataAAAATTGAGGAGTATCGTTTCACACCTACATGCATAGTATACAACtccccacacccatcaccaaagtcccACATGGCACAGTGTCATCTTTTCTGTTGGCAGAGTAGTATTGCCTTGATTATAGATCTCATGATTTCCTTTATCCTGTAATCTGTTTATGGAAATTTAGATTGATTCCATATTTTTTAGGCCTTGTGAAATTGATGACAGTAATCCCCGGGTCCTATCAGTGTTACCAGCCTTTGTGAATAAATTGGGAAAAAGATAGAATTTCAGCCTAccattttcttgttttattgtggtgtcATTTAAAGGTGTACATgggaaaataatgtattttaatcTTTTCCAGtgctttttaagttatttttctgattctttttttcctctttttagctTACAGGAGTAAATGATAAAATGGCAGAATATACCAACAACGCAGGTGTTCCCTCCTTGAATGCAGCACTAATGCATACATTACAGCGACATAGAGATATATTACAGGTAATATAGATGGGCTTGAggtttttgtaaagatttattaatgaaagaatgagaaagggaaaggatggaacaCTCAAAACGTTCCCATTgagaaaacaacaaagacaacacagCTGTTTAACACTGCTAAGTAAATTCTTGTTAGTAAGATAGTAAAAAACTAACAACGTGTTGAAAAGGAAGAGGCAAAGTTTGTGTGTTAAGTGGCAGGGACAAGATTGTAAATCCAACACAATCAAGAAAACCAAGGGGAGAGggtttgatagcataatggttatgcaaagaaactctcaagcctgaggttccaaagtcccaagttcaatcccatcacaccaccataaaccagagctgagtagtgctctgttaaaaaaaaaaaaaaaaaagaaagaaagaactaactAAATATTATTAGACACAAAAATCAGAGGCTGGATTATAAAATTAAcacataaagaaataatttttctaCATGCAACTAGTCTGTTAGTGTATACAATGAAAGAAACCATATAATCTTTTTGTATAAACTAGATAAGAATGTATTAAACTTTACTGAGGAGCATAAAACTAGAAAGTTTTACCTGGACAGTTTGAAATCATTTTGTCAGGCCAgcgaaagagctcacttggatagtgtgctgctttgccttgtgtgttcCTCAGGATTGAAGCTCCCACCCCTAACCCCCTTAAccgaaggaaactttggtgctgtggtttctttcactctctgtctctgaaaacaaaaaacaaaaatgccaTTTTATCAtagaatttgtttttctttgtaattcTTCATAAGACAAGGtacaaaaagataagaaaaatggtGATGTAATGGCACTATTCTGGCACTGAATTGCATTCACTTGAAAGAAGTCCGTTTTTCAGGAATGTGATTGTaatgtcataatttttttttatctcttgtcaactttgggggaggggggattgaATTCAACTCATGcaatttaatttcttaattagTAGTTTTCTTGACAGAAATGTATATGATAGCATCACTCATTCAATAGAATGAATATATGAATGAATTTGCATTGAGGCTGGTCATCAATTTATTGCAGGATTATACACATGAATTCCATAAAACCAAAGCAAATTTTATGGCAATACGGGAGAGAGAGAATCTCATGGGATCGGTGCGGAAGGATATTGAGTAAGTTACCATTTATGTTATTTGTAGAATGATTAACAACAAATTGAGAGGCAGAATCTTGATTAGGtctcaagttttctttttctaatttgacTGCTCTTTAAACATCACTCTTATAATACATTACCAACCTACTTTGTTGGTCTAGCTCCAGTTCTTCCTGTTATCATTGACCCCTACCAATgatgggaatgtgtgtgtgtgtgtgtgtgtgtgtgtgttgtgtgtgtatgtgttttactaggtttttttttttgtcattttttattagtgatttgataatcaTTAATTGTTCATTGAAAACTATGGAGaagctctctttttttaaatattccctttttgttgctcgttttattgttgtagctattgttgttgttgatgttgtctttgttggctaggacagagagaaatggagagaggaagggagggcgggtgggggggagagaaagatagacacctgcagacctgcttcaccacctgtgaagtgactcccctgcaggttgggagcctcacaccggttcttgcgctttgcgccatgtgcacttaacctgctgtgctactgcctgactccccccaaaatGTTCTTAAATGCTTCATTTTGTATTGTTCCAGGTCATATAAAAGTGGTTCTGGAGTAAACAACAGAAGAACTGAACTATTTTTGAAAGAACATGACCACCTGCGAAAGTAAGTATATTGGGCATATGCATACTGTGTTATTTCTCATACTTACTAATTGGTTTACTTATATAACACACATCTATGATATGTATCATAGGAAGTACTTTCTTAATGCTGATGAATTTAACTCTTAAtaattctttttgatagaagtgAAATTCTCACTATTATAAGTTAACCATAATTTGGAAAGATGTGCTATTAAGTAACCAAGCTCTGTTAAccataaagcaaacaaaaatctatGTTTGTGTCAATTATAGGTAatgtgcctttatttatttatttatttatttatttatttatttatttatttataattgttttattttgtttgttattggatagagagggtttgagaggggtagaggagatagagagggaaagagacagagagacacctacagccctacttcacaacttgtgaagctttccccctgcaggtggtgtgcactgtaacgtgtgtgcttaaccaggtgcaccaccacttggctctaGGTAAtgtcttttattgctttattgtttcTTTACTTCAGCTAGTCTCCTCATATTTTTGTCTGTGGTTACTAGtattgataataataatgataatactgAGATGAATAATGTTTGAATGGTCTGATAATACTGTATATATCAAGAAGTTATACAAGATAATTGGCTATATGTCAAATCCACAGGAAATAGCTTATTTTCCAAGAATTCAGGAAAAAATGTCTAAAGCTAAGTTGTACTGTTtgtacatattatttttaaacatgtcACCATACTCTATCCCTTTTTAATCTACTTTTTCCTCTGCCATGTACTAATATTATGTAATAGTTTCTGAGCTCAGCCTCTAGTACCTGAGTTTTCATGATCAAAAATTTTCTTGATATTTGCTGCTGAGCATCATGAATTTCTCATGTCCATATAAGCTCACTGCTcagttaatttttctttaaaagaccATTCTTTTAAATACAGCTGCtaaatttaaaagcaaaaaaaaaaaaaaaattaagacccccccccccccaaaaaagcctAGATTCTTCTAGTGTTGGGAATAATTACTAGTGCTCTTTCAGTTGAATATTAATGATTGGCACAAGAGGGCAGTCTTTCCTAGAAAAACATTTAGCTGATATTTGTAGCTttggtagttctttttttttatttattgaaggccatcataaagggggccaggtggtagtgctccCTGTATGGCATACATATTATAATGCTAAGTTCAaccccctgacccccagctgcaaggggacacttcacaagtgaagtagtgctgcaaatgtctctcttctatcccctctccctctcagtttctctgtcctaccaaattctctgtctctatccaataaataagatactttttaaaagaccATCATAAAAGAATTTCACATTATACCCAAGATATAGTAATATATTCTTGTAGTACAAGATAATTTAAGTGATAGCACATTAAAGTAACACAGAAAGATTCGATTATATCTGCATTTCTGTAGTTAttacctttaaaaaattaatagttaACATCAAGTTTAGTTAATAAATTGATGCTAAAACAAGTGTAGTTGTTAatatcgtctttgttggataggacagagagaaatgaagagagatggggaagagagggggagagaaagacagacacctgcagacctgcttcaccatttgagaagtgactcccctgcaggtggggagctgggggctcaaaccgggatccttatgccggtccttgtgcttggcgccatgtgcacttaagcttctgcgctaccacctgactcccaaattgtGAACCTTTTCTTTTGTGTAAGGATTTCAAATTTTTCACATAGTTCTTTGACTTTTCAGTAGTACATATTACTCCATGGTATAAGTAACTCATAGTTTATGTAAGCATTTCCATAATGTTGATCTTTGTATTCCTTCTTGTTTTTACATTTATGTATATTGTGTATGCTGTGTTTTACTGTACATCTTTATATGTGTTCATAATTACTTCATAATAAATTTCTAGACTTGGAATTGctggattaattttttttaaagcttttatatAGTATTgtcagctttctccctgaagactGGTTCACAGTTCTATCAGTAGTACACATTTTATAATGAAGCCAAGGCAATGCCATCAGGCACTGTGGCTGATCTAATGAATTTGTTGCTCATATCAAAGCTCAGTTTGCCGCCCAGAACTCAGTTTAGTGTGGCCTTCTTCACTGTTAAGGCAATAGTTCTAGGATCCTTTCtagaaacaataaaacaaaaaatccaaACTCCTGTTGGTTTGTAGCACATGGCAGTCTGGAAGCTTAAGTCACTCTCCTTTAGCCTTTTGTGCACTGGCAGCATTTTCcaaaattttcctttttcattcttcATAATCCTATGTCACATCTTCACCTTTTTGTGTTTTATGTGGCATCTCTATTACCTTTTCAAGAAATTTACTTTGCTGGAGGTTCAGacactgttttccttttcttcacaGTTGGAACAGCAGAATCTCTAGGTTCTCGATCAGTCTGCTGAGCAATCTTTTCTAGTGGTTTACATAGATGGTCAAATATGCCTTTTTTCATGCCAGATATAcctaccattttatttttatccacTTTCAGATTTAGAGTCTTGTATGCTGAAAGTAGTGCATCTGTGGTAAAAAGTGGCCTGGATAAGTCAAGACCCACTTGCTGTGTCTGTGGAAGACCGGACTCATAGCTTTGCAGCATCTTTGAAGCCATGTACTCTGCTTCTGTACAACTAAATTGTGCAGCAAGCTCTCTTACAACAATATTTGAATTCAGGCCCAGTAAATACTCAAAAGATTTAAGACAGCTCTGATATATCTTCTTATTCAAACCAGAAAGTTTAATTAAATATGCCCTGTCCAAGGGGCACTTCATATGGGGAAGCTGCAAGGTCCAGGCACATGATAACATTGCTATGTGCAGACAAGGCAACACACTTTATGTGGGACAGTGAAAAGTATTCTTATGCTTTCCTCAGTACCTTGGGCTCAGAGATGCCCATGTGTGGGGCTAAACGCCTAAGCAGCCCCAACTCCATCGCGCCGCACACTCTCAGTCTTTCTAAGAAAGTTCCTGATTCTCTTCATCCCTGCCAGTATTGACTTGCTCTGTGTTTTGGCTCCAGTCATTCTAGTAGATATCTAGTGGTATCTAATTATTTCAGCTTGTAGAACCATAATGACAGGTGATGTTGAGCATTATTTCATGTTAATTTTCCATCTGTTTATCTTCTCAAATGAGATGCCTATACAGATATTTTGCACATTTTTTGTTGGATTTTAAAAGTTCTTTGATTGTTTTAGATAACGGCCTTTTAACATTACGTGTTTTGCAAATATTTCCTTTCAGTCTGCAGTTTGGCTTTTCATTCCTTAATGTGTTATCAGGTAGATGATTTTAATTGTAATGATGTTTAGCTtactattagtttt
Above is a window of Erinaceus europaeus chromosome 12, mEriEur2.1, whole genome shotgun sequence DNA encoding:
- the GOSR1 gene encoding Golgi SNAP receptor complex member 1 isoform X1, producing MAAGTSNYWEDLRKQARQLENELDLKLVSFSKLCTSHSHSSTRDGRRDRYSSDTTPLLNGSSQDRMFETMAIEIEQLLARLTGVNDKMAEYTNNAGVPSLNAALMHTLQRHRDILQDYTHEFHKTKANFMAIRERENLMGSVRKDIESYKSGSGVNNRRTELFLKEHDHLRNSDRLIEETISIAMATKENMTSQRGVLKSIQSKMNSLANRFPAVNSLIQRINLRKRRDSLILGGVIGVCTILLLLYAFH
- the GOSR1 gene encoding Golgi SNAP receptor complex member 1 isoform X2; translated protein: MAAGTSNYWEDLRKQARQLENELDLKLVSFSKLCTSHSHSSTRDGRRDSSDTTPLLNGSSQDRMFETMAIEIEQLLARLTGVNDKMAEYTNNAGVPSLNAALMHTLQRHRDILQDYTHEFHKTKANFMAIRERENLMGSVRKDIESYKSGSGVNNRRTELFLKEHDHLRNSDRLIEETISIAMATKENMTSQRGVLKSIQSKMNSLANRFPAVNSLIQRINLRKRRDSLILGGVIGVCTILLLLYAFH